The following proteins are co-located in the Methylocystis sp. IM3 genome:
- a CDS encoding acyl-CoA dehydrogenase, with amino-acid sequence MSLEHIRRKLLSEPIYRWARGALPQMSATEREAIEAGDVWWDAELFTGDPDWKKLLDTPPARLGPAEQAFLLGPVEELCGMLDDWKIQFEWRDLPANVWDFLKRHKFFGMIIPTEYGGLGFSAYAHSQVIRKISTRSVTAAVTVMVPNSLGPGELLVQFGTDEQKAYWLPRLADGREIPCFCLTSPEAGSDAASMTDSGVVCYADHNGARALGLRLNWRKRYITLGPIATVLGLAFIGGEEDLGITVALVPANAPGVEIGRRHLPASQAFQNGPNQGRDVFAPLDWVVGGREQIGAGWKMTMSALAAGRGISLPSLAGAATAFSARSTGAYARIREQFGIPIGDLEGVQDRLGHLAATTYRIDAARRLTCAALDQGYKPAVISAIMKSDATERMREAVEEAMDLHGGKAVMDGPRNYLGNLHRTTPIAVTVEGANLLTRCLIIFGQGAIRCHPYLLEEMGALADPDKGIEQFDRALWRHVGHFFANLGRAFVRNWSGGRIGPSPKAGPMAAYYKQLSRDAASFALIADLALITLGGQLKRREMISARLGDVLSELYFLSAVLKRFEDEGRNESDEPLVDYCVAAGLRRIETLFAETLANFPNRIVALIAGAIIQPFGRRQIGPSDELARRCAAILVQPGEARDRLTADVFRGCSNDAVAQLERAFGLTVETAPLRRRLREAKIDSTEEGLRQSVIGISEAERLRATDAEVSSVIAVDDFDPRELALLAEKDELQWRGRHSASSAKMA; translated from the coding sequence TTGAGCTTAGAACACATCAGGCGGAAACTACTCTCAGAGCCCATTTACAGATGGGCCCGTGGCGCTCTGCCACAAATGTCCGCTACCGAGCGCGAGGCGATCGAGGCGGGTGACGTATGGTGGGACGCGGAGCTGTTCACCGGCGACCCAGATTGGAAAAAGCTTCTCGACACGCCGCCGGCGCGCTTGGGCCCTGCTGAGCAGGCGTTCCTCCTCGGGCCCGTGGAGGAACTGTGCGGGATGCTCGATGATTGGAAAATCCAGTTCGAATGGCGAGATCTTCCCGCTAACGTCTGGGACTTCCTGAAGCGGCACAAATTCTTCGGAATGATTATCCCAACCGAGTATGGCGGCTTGGGGTTTTCAGCCTACGCGCATTCGCAAGTGATCCGTAAGATCAGCACCCGTAGCGTGACCGCCGCCGTCACTGTCATGGTCCCCAATTCCCTCGGTCCGGGAGAGTTGCTGGTCCAATTCGGGACCGACGAACAAAAAGCCTATTGGCTTCCCCGCTTGGCGGACGGCCGCGAAATCCCGTGTTTTTGCCTTACCAGCCCGGAAGCAGGCTCGGACGCCGCCTCCATGACAGATAGCGGGGTCGTTTGCTACGCGGACCATAATGGCGCGCGCGCGCTCGGCCTGCGGCTTAATTGGCGCAAACGCTACATCACGCTTGGTCCGATAGCCACGGTGCTCGGGCTTGCCTTCATCGGCGGCGAGGAAGACCTCGGCATCACTGTTGCGCTTGTGCCGGCCAACGCCCCGGGCGTCGAAATCGGCAGACGCCACCTGCCGGCGTCTCAGGCGTTTCAGAATGGCCCAAACCAAGGACGCGACGTGTTCGCGCCGCTCGATTGGGTCGTTGGCGGAAGAGAGCAAATCGGCGCCGGTTGGAAGATGACGATGAGCGCGCTGGCCGCTGGGCGGGGAATTTCTCTACCAAGCCTCGCGGGCGCCGCCACCGCTTTCAGCGCGCGCTCAACTGGCGCTTATGCGCGAATTCGCGAACAGTTCGGCATCCCCATTGGCGACCTCGAAGGCGTGCAAGATCGCCTCGGCCATCTTGCCGCGACGACGTACCGCATCGACGCGGCACGACGATTGACCTGCGCCGCTTTGGATCAGGGTTATAAGCCAGCCGTCATATCGGCCATCATGAAGTCCGACGCCACCGAGCGCATGCGCGAGGCGGTGGAGGAGGCGATGGATCTCCATGGTGGGAAAGCGGTCATGGATGGACCGCGAAATTATTTGGGCAATTTACATCGAACAACACCCATCGCCGTCACTGTCGAAGGCGCAAACTTATTGACCCGCTGCCTCATCATCTTCGGGCAGGGCGCAATCCGTTGCCATCCCTATCTCCTCGAGGAAATGGGCGCGCTGGCCGACCCTGACAAAGGGATAGAACAATTCGATCGGGCGCTCTGGCGCCACGTCGGCCACTTCTTCGCCAATCTCGGCCGCGCCTTTGTCCGAAATTGGAGTGGCGGCCGTATTGGCCCCTCGCCCAAGGCAGGCCCGATGGCGGCGTATTACAAGCAACTGTCGCGCGATGCGGCGTCTTTCGCGCTGATTGCCGATTTGGCGCTGATCACGCTCGGCGGCCAGCTCAAACGGAGAGAAATGATATCGGCGCGGTTGGGCGATGTTCTATCCGAGCTCTATTTTCTTTCGGCTGTGCTCAAACGCTTCGAAGACGAAGGTCGGAATGAATCCGACGAGCCGCTCGTCGACTACTGCGTTGCGGCAGGACTCCGTCGGATCGAAACGCTTTTCGCCGAAACGCTCGCTAATTTTCCAAATAGGATCGTGGCGCTAATCGCCGGGGCGATTATCCAGCCATTTGGCCGGAGACAAATCGGACCGTCGGACGAACTGGCGCGGCGCTGTGCGGCGATCTTGGTGCAACCAGGCGAGGCGCGCGATCGGCTCACGGCCGATGTTTTCCGGGGGTGTAGCAATGATGCGGTCGCGCAACTGGAGCGGGCCTTCGGCCTCACCGTCGAAACGGCGCCGCTGCGTCGTCGGCTGCGCGAGGCAAAGATCGATTCTACTGAGGAGGGCCTGCGACAAAGCGTGATCGGCATAAGCGAGGCGGAGAGGCTACGCGCAACAGACGCCGAGGTTTCTTCTGTGATCGCGGTTGATGATTTCGATCCTCGTGAGCTCGCTCTGCTCGCAGAAAAGGACGAACTGCAATGGCGGGGGCGGCACAGCGCTTCCAGCGCAAAAATGGCGTGA
- the hpnK gene encoding hopanoid biosynthesis-associated protein HpnK, with amino-acid sequence MVGAPAAEDAVRRAQALPRLAIGLHVVLVDGVPTLPPHEIPDLVDERGQLRNDLAKLGLDIAFRPKVRSQLRQEIRAQFEAFTASGMALSHVDVHKHYHLHPDVAADIISIGREFGMRSLRAPSEPRSVLEAIDKQDIRSSWMLAPSVAFLKRQARRAGLMTADAVFGWAWSGALNERRMIGLLSQIPRPALTEIYCHPAIRDDFRGHARGYGYRIELDALLSARVAAALGESGFTLCTYNDVCRPDTQGRHSVPDTLTRSRYSLWHQIEAPDWSEVAIAPVGGAKDESRSFGCC; translated from the coding sequence ATGGTCGGGGCCCCGGCGGCGGAAGACGCCGTCAGACGGGCTCAGGCGCTGCCGCGACTCGCCATCGGGCTTCATGTCGTCCTGGTGGATGGGGTCCCGACGCTTCCGCCCCACGAAATCCCAGATCTGGTCGACGAAAGAGGCCAGCTTCGCAACGATCTCGCGAAGCTCGGCCTTGACATCGCTTTCCGGCCGAAGGTGCGATCGCAGTTGAGACAGGAGATCCGAGCGCAGTTTGAGGCCTTTACCGCGAGCGGCATGGCGCTCAGCCACGTCGATGTTCACAAGCACTATCACCTGCATCCAGACGTAGCCGCCGACATCATTTCGATTGGGCGAGAGTTTGGCATGCGATCGCTGCGGGCGCCATCCGAACCGCGGAGCGTTCTCGAGGCAATCGACAAACAGGACATTCGTTCGTCCTGGATGCTCGCTCCCTCGGTGGCGTTTTTGAAGCGACAGGCGCGTCGGGCAGGGCTAATGACCGCTGACGCCGTCTTCGGCTGGGCGTGGTCTGGCGCCTTGAACGAAAGGCGCATGATTGGGCTTCTCTCTCAGATCCCGAGACCGGCGTTGACCGAGATATATTGCCATCCTGCAATAAGGGATGATTTCCGAGGACACGCGCGGGGGTACGGCTATCGAATCGAACTCGACGCCCTTTTGTCGGCCAGGGTGGCGGCGGCGCTCGGAGAAAGCGGCTTTACGCTATGCACATACAACGACGTTTGCAGGCCGGACACACAGGGGCGCCATTCTGTACCTGACACGCTAACGCGGTCACGCTACTCTTTATGGCATCAAATCGAGGCCCCAGACTGGTCCGAAGTCGCCATCGCGCCAGTAGGCGGCGCCAAGGATGAGAGCAGAAGTTTTGGATGCTGCTGA
- a CDS encoding AI-2E family transporter, which translates to MTTTATEFKKRAAIFICLALAPVLVWYLFDVILITVGALLVATLLSLGAAPFRKIKLPYSLALMLSGLLIVSVIGGAGYLFGSGVISDLDVVLGRIEDARHSAVAAMQGSPFGQTIMRHLENANVPVGQLVGGVFRVSATFFLAILVTIFAGVYLAAQPSLYRAGIFKLSPHGWRNQMNDILDHLGDGLRLWLLGQLVQMFIIGALTGTAVLLIGLPSPLALGVIAGVLEFIPYLGPILSALPAILVAVTVNVPAVIWTIVAYLLIHQAEGQLVMPLIQRQMTYIPPAVMLLSIATITALFGWIGAIFAAPITVILFVLVSKLYVRDMLGERTSLPGEK; encoded by the coding sequence ATGACGACGACGGCCACAGAATTTAAAAAACGCGCGGCGATATTCATCTGCCTGGCGCTTGCGCCGGTTCTGGTCTGGTATCTCTTCGACGTGATTTTGATCACGGTTGGCGCCTTGCTGGTCGCCACACTGTTGAGCTTGGGCGCGGCTCCGTTCCGCAAGATAAAGCTCCCGTACAGCCTCGCGCTCATGCTCTCCGGACTGCTGATCGTCAGCGTCATTGGCGGCGCCGGCTATCTGTTCGGCTCCGGCGTGATCTCTGATCTCGACGTGGTGCTCGGCCGGATCGAGGACGCGAGGCACAGCGCCGTGGCGGCAATGCAAGGGTCGCCTTTCGGCCAGACGATCATGCGTCATCTTGAAAATGCAAATGTTCCGGTCGGCCAGCTTGTCGGCGGCGTTTTTCGCGTCAGCGCGACGTTTTTCCTGGCGATTCTGGTGACGATTTTCGCTGGCGTCTATCTCGCCGCGCAGCCCTCGCTCTATCGCGCGGGAATATTCAAGCTCTCTCCCCATGGCTGGCGGAACCAAATGAACGACATCCTCGATCACCTCGGGGACGGGCTGCGCCTCTGGCTACTTGGCCAGCTCGTTCAAATGTTCATTATCGGCGCTCTTACCGGCACGGCCGTTCTGCTCATCGGGCTTCCCTCCCCGCTCGCGCTCGGCGTAATTGCCGGCGTCCTGGAGTTCATTCCTTATCTCGGCCCGATCCTCTCGGCGTTGCCGGCCATACTGGTCGCGGTCACGGTGAATGTTCCCGCAGTCATCTGGACGATCGTCGCCTATCTTCTCATCCACCAGGCCGAAGGCCAGCTGGTCATGCCCCTGATCCAGAGGCAAATGACCTATATCCCCCCTGCCGTGATGCTGCTGAGCATTGCAACGATAACGGCGCTGTTCGGGTGGATCGGCGCAATCTTCGCGGCGCCGATCACCGTGATCCTCTTCGTGCTCGTCAGTAAGCTTTACGTGCGCGACATGCTCGGAGAGCGGACGTCGCTTCCCGGCGAAAAATGA
- a CDS encoding family 1 glycosylhydrolase: MFSTGIENSSPTIENGRKRIDEMATCRHYDFWREDFALVQEDLTIRTLRYGPPLYKTFLGPNHFDWDFTDLAFGDIKARRIVPIVDLCHFGVPDWIGNFQNPDFPRLFASYARAFAERFPWVQLYTPVNEMYVCATFSAAYGWWNEQLRSDIGFVTALKHMVKANILAMHEILTIRPDAIFVQSESSEYFHANNPKAIGPAEILNERRFLSLDLNYGRRVNSEMYRFLMDNGMTPREYDFFMSEHLKSHCIMGNDYYETSEHNVDADGRTASSGEIFGYNEITRQYYERYRLPVMHTETNTWEGPQGDEAVRWLRKEWANVLRVRNSGMPVVGFTWYSLTDQVDWDIALREDHGRTNPLGLYDLERKPRAVGKAYKQLIKDWREVLPAQSVCLTVPLANYQFSPLPAQEGNVTKKQEQSEGE, translated from the coding sequence ATGTTTAGCACGGGTATAGAAAACAGCAGCCCGACCATCGAAAATGGCCGCAAGCGTATCGATGAGATGGCGACGTGCAGACACTACGACTTCTGGCGTGAGGATTTTGCTCTCGTTCAAGAGGACCTGACGATCCGGACCCTTCGCTATGGGCCGCCACTCTATAAGACCTTTCTGGGACCGAACCACTTCGATTGGGATTTTACCGATTTGGCATTCGGCGACATCAAGGCGCGGAGAATAGTCCCTATCGTCGATTTGTGTCATTTCGGCGTACCGGACTGGATCGGGAATTTTCAAAACCCTGACTTCCCCAGACTCTTTGCATCGTATGCGAGAGCATTTGCGGAACGATTTCCTTGGGTGCAGCTTTATACGCCGGTAAATGAGATGTACGTCTGCGCAACCTTTTCGGCCGCCTACGGCTGGTGGAACGAACAGTTGCGAAGCGATATCGGATTTGTAACCGCGCTGAAGCACATGGTCAAAGCGAATATCCTCGCGATGCACGAGATCTTGACCATTCGACCAGATGCAATTTTCGTCCAAAGCGAGTCCTCGGAATATTTTCATGCCAATAATCCAAAAGCGATCGGGCCTGCCGAGATTTTAAACGAGCGTCGGTTCCTTTCTCTAGACCTGAATTACGGCCGGCGCGTCAACTCGGAAATGTACCGGTTCCTTATGGACAATGGCATGACGCCTCGGGAATATGATTTTTTCATGAGCGAGCATCTGAAAAGTCATTGCATCATGGGAAATGACTATTACGAGACGAGCGAACATAACGTCGATGCAGACGGGAGAACCGCATCTTCCGGTGAGATCTTCGGCTATAACGAAATCACCCGCCAATATTATGAACGCTACCGTCTGCCAGTCATGCATACGGAGACAAACACGTGGGAGGGGCCGCAAGGCGATGAGGCGGTTCGTTGGCTCCGCAAAGAATGGGCGAATGTTCTCAGAGTTCGCAATAGCGGGATGCCGGTGGTCGGCTTCACATGGTATTCCCTAACAGATCAGGTTGACTGGGACATTGCTTTGCGTGAGGACCATGGACGCACCAACCCTCTTGGCCTCTATGACCTCGAACGCAAACCTCGAGCCGTCGGAAAGGCCTATAAGCAACTGATTAAAGACTGGCGGGAGGTGCTGCCAGCCCAAAGCGTCTGCCTGACAGTCCCATTGGCGAATTACCAGTTTTCCCCGCTCCCTGCGCAGGAAGGAAATGTCACCAAAAAGCAAGAGCAATCTGAGGGTGAATGA
- a CDS encoding AI-2E family transporter — MTQKRSGLFGLPAQGNASGAAFIVAFAISVIVFHELRWALLPFVLAGLLAYLCNPFVDWISSTFGFSRLRAAVAVFVALLAIVFAAGWLGFPPLWRELGRLVTDLRSILESLAHSLVDDRTVVILGENMDAAQIAESATSSLRDWVGQTGRALNWPQ, encoded by the coding sequence ATGACACAGAAAAGAAGCGGGCTTTTTGGACTCCCGGCGCAAGGGAATGCGAGCGGCGCGGCGTTCATCGTTGCCTTTGCAATTTCTGTGATTGTCTTCCATGAGTTGCGATGGGCGCTTCTGCCTTTCGTCCTCGCTGGCCTGTTGGCCTATCTCTGCAATCCGTTTGTCGACTGGATTTCCTCCACATTTGGGTTCTCGAGGCTCCGAGCGGCGGTCGCCGTCTTCGTTGCGCTTTTGGCGATCGTGTTTGCGGCAGGGTGGCTGGGCTTTCCGCCGCTTTGGCGCGAGCTCGGGCGCCTCGTTACCGACCTGCGGTCGATACTGGAGAGTCTCGCGCATAGCCTTGTCGACGACCGGACGGTGGTGATTTTGGGAGAAAACATGGATGCGGCGCAGATTGCAGAGTCCGCGACGAGCAGTCTGCGCGACTGGGTTGGCCAAACCGGCCGCGCACTGAATTGGCCACAATGA
- a CDS encoding AI-2E family transporter — protein MSFAALFGGILVLVLLFYLLAQGPEIVRGVLWLAPPEKRLMIERVWSRLGPLLWRYVLGVLIVVAFTTLAAYVGLGLVLGLRHALFLVLLTGFLEMIPVLGPGASALIGGLVAIQNATGLGPVVAYAVYVIFLRLTIDQLLGPLVLGAAATLSPVVIIFCFLVGGTLFGVPGIILAAPLALTIKTSIAVLRDDTPGG, from the coding sequence ATGAGCTTCGCCGCCCTTTTCGGAGGAATTCTCGTCCTGGTGCTCTTATTTTACCTGCTGGCGCAAGGGCCGGAAATCGTGCGGGGCGTTCTCTGGCTCGCGCCGCCGGAGAAGCGACTGATGATCGAGCGAGTCTGGTCCCGGCTTGGGCCGTTGCTCTGGAGGTATGTCCTTGGCGTCCTTATTGTCGTCGCTTTTACGACACTCGCCGCTTACGTCGGACTCGGACTCGTGCTCGGCTTGAGGCACGCCCTCTTTCTCGTCTTGCTCACTGGTTTCCTCGAGATGATCCCCGTCCTAGGGCCGGGCGCATCGGCGCTCATCGGCGGTCTTGTCGCCATCCAAAACGCAACAGGACTTGGCCCCGTGGTCGCCTATGCCGTCTATGTGATTTTCCTGCGACTGACGATCGACCAGCTGCTTGGCCCATTGGTGCTCGGCGCCGCCGCGACGCTCAGTCCGGTGGTGATTATTTTCTGTTTCCTGGTGGGTGGAACGCTTTTTGGCGTTCCGGGGATTATCCTCGCGGCTCCCTTGGCCCTGACCATCAAGACCTCGATCGCCGTGTTGCGCGACGATACGCCGGGAGGATGA
- a CDS encoding glycosyltransferase has protein sequence MELVITCIWAAAVAVLICRAIAQRQLLPDARGNVSSPPPSDASVLVVVPARNESLNIAACIDGLSRQTYPRSRLFVRVIDDHSSDDTWRIAHAVTSRHEGFCAFASPPLPPRWVGKSHACWIGATQDIPQSPEWICFIDADVVAEPGLLATAVKQAEARSLDLLSLTPKQILGTWTERLVLPCGLYCLAFCQDMKRLQSEQCEDTAVTGQFLLVRAEAYFAIGGHRAVSSAICEDVALARRLKRHGGRVALLDGRELLSVRMYRNWAALSAGLAKNLVETFGGPVRTICTAIGPLLLAWAAFIVPLIDASACAQQAPFACGAFGLALAASAAAFGRHLTGARFLGIPLWYGLLFPLGYSLGAWIAAQSLQWWINGGIIWKDRVYR, from the coding sequence ATGGAGCTTGTCATTACCTGCATTTGGGCGGCCGCCGTCGCCGTTTTGATCTGCCGAGCGATAGCGCAACGCCAGCTCCTTCCGGACGCGCGCGGAAATGTATCGTCGCCGCCGCCGTCGGATGCGAGCGTTCTCGTCGTCGTGCCGGCGCGAAACGAGTCCCTCAATATCGCTGCCTGCATCGATGGGCTATCGCGCCAGACCTATCCCAGATCGCGCCTTTTCGTTCGAGTCATCGACGACCATTCGAGCGACGACACTTGGCGTATCGCGCACGCGGTGACGTCTCGACACGAAGGCTTTTGCGCTTTTGCCAGTCCGCCGCTGCCACCGCGCTGGGTTGGGAAATCGCACGCATGCTGGATCGGCGCGACGCAGGATATCCCGCAATCGCCGGAATGGATATGTTTTATCGACGCCGACGTCGTGGCGGAGCCCGGGCTGTTGGCCACTGCGGTCAAGCAGGCCGAGGCGCGATCGCTGGATCTCCTCTCGCTCACGCCGAAGCAAATTTTGGGAACATGGACGGAGAGACTTGTGCTGCCCTGCGGGCTTTATTGCCTGGCCTTTTGTCAGGACATGAAGAGACTGCAATCGGAACAGTGCGAGGACACAGCTGTCACCGGCCAGTTTCTCCTCGTCCGGGCCGAAGCGTATTTTGCGATTGGCGGGCACCGAGCCGTCTCCAGCGCCATCTGCGAGGATGTCGCGCTTGCCCGGAGGCTGAAGCGGCACGGCGGGCGCGTCGCCCTTCTTGACGGGCGCGAGCTGCTCTCCGTGCGCATGTATCGCAACTGGGCTGCGCTGAGCGCAGGTCTCGCCAAGAATCTCGTCGAAACATTTGGGGGCCCTGTCCGCACAATTTGCACCGCGATTGGGCCCCTCCTTCTTGCCTGGGCGGCGTTCATCGTTCCACTTATAGACGCTTCCGCATGCGCGCAGCAGGCGCCGTTCGCCTGCGGCGCATTCGGCCTTGCGCTCGCGGCCTCCGCGGCCGCATTCGGACGCCACCTCACCGGGGCCCGCTTCTTGGGTATTCCCCTGTGGTACGGGCTTCTTTTTCCGCTCGGGTATTCGCTCGGCGCCTGGATCGCGGCACAAAGCCTACAGTGGTGGATTAATGGCGGGATTATCTGGAAAGACCGGGTCTATCGATGA
- a CDS encoding phosphosulfolactate synthase → MTETTFSFIPRAARSEKPRKTGLTEIRGPYYSAYGPRHLADVLETMGAWVDGVKYAGGSFALMPPEAVKAINKVAHDHEVYVSSGGWIENVLRFGPEAVAHYIEEAKTLGFDIIEISAGFISLPMDSMLRLVEAVKKAGLKAKPELGIQFGAGGATAAAELEAEGTKDVGWLIAQGRALLAAGADILMIESEGITESVTAWRTGVAAAIIEQLGLDKVMFEAADPPVFEWYVKNYGNEVNLFVDHSQIVQLEALRSGIWGTKSTWGRIQNIGLV, encoded by the coding sequence ATGACGGAAACGACCTTCTCCTTCATTCCGCGCGCCGCCCGCTCCGAAAAACCCCGGAAAACTGGCCTGACGGAAATTCGCGGGCCTTACTACAGCGCCTATGGGCCGCGCCATCTCGCCGATGTGCTCGAGACCATGGGCGCTTGGGTCGACGGCGTCAAATATGCGGGCGGCTCGTTCGCGCTCATGCCCCCTGAGGCCGTAAAGGCGATCAACAAGGTCGCCCATGATCACGAAGTCTACGTCTCGAGCGGGGGATGGATCGAGAATGTCCTGCGTTTCGGGCCGGAGGCAGTCGCCCACTACATCGAAGAGGCGAAGACACTTGGCTTTGACATAATTGAAATCTCGGCGGGCTTCATCAGCCTGCCAATGGACAGCATGTTGCGGCTCGTCGAGGCGGTCAAGAAGGCCGGATTGAAAGCGAAGCCGGAACTCGGGATTCAGTTCGGCGCGGGCGGCGCGACCGCGGCGGCCGAACTTGAAGCCGAGGGGACGAAAGACGTCGGCTGGCTGATCGCCCAGGGCAGAGCGCTGCTCGCCGCGGGCGCGGACATCCTCATGATCGAGAGCGAAGGCATCACCGAGAGCGTTACAGCTTGGCGCACGGGCGTGGCGGCCGCGATCATCGAGCAACTCGGACTCGATAAGGTGATGTTCGAAGCCGCAGATCCGCCTGTCTTCGAGTGGTACGTCAAGAACTACGGCAATGAGGTGAATCTCTTCGTGGACCACAGTCAGATCGTCCAGCTCGAGGCGCTTCGGTCCGGGATATGGGGAACCAAAAGCACCTGGGGGCGGATCCAGAATATTGGGCTTGTCTGA